The Synechococcus sp. M16.1 genome includes the window CAGCGCCAACAGCCTGGAGACGGGGCTGGGCCGCCGCACCACCGACATTCCACGCACTGGTGACACGCGAACTTTCTGCTGCATCAGGGCGAGGTACTGACACACATGGGCATCCCAGCTGAAGTGCCGACTGATGGCCTCAACCCCGTTGTCACTCCAACGGCGCCAACGGGAGCGATCACTGCCGGCCAATTCCAGGGCCTCCTGAAGTGCTCCGGGATCGGTGACGTCCGCCAGAAGACCGTTGTCGCAACGGTGTTGGATGTCCCGTGGACCGCCATCGTCGGTAGCCACCATCGGCAAACCACAGGCCGCGGCCTCCAGAAGGGTGAGTCCGAAGGGTTCGGTCAACGCCGGGTTCACAAACAGCCCCCCACGGCGCGCCGCCCAGCGATAAAGGGCAGGAATCTGGGCACGGCTGTGTTGTTTGGGATAGGCCACCTGGCCATAGAGATCAAAGCGATCCACCAGATCGAACACCTGCTGGAGCACATCGCGCTGCTGCTTCTCGAGCTCACGCGGGTCATCCCGACAGCCCAGCACAAGCACCAGGTTGTGACGCTGCCGCAGCACCGGCGACTGACCAAAGGCTTCCACCAGAGCGGGAATGTTCTTGCGCCGCACCGCACGGGAAATCGCCAGCAGGGGCGGACGATCCGGCTCCCTGAGGAAAGGCTGCAACAGGCTTTGCAACGCGGAGCATTCCTGCGATGAACCGTGGGGATGGAACCGGGAAGCATCAACGCCAGGGGGCACCACCGCCGCCTGATCCGTCTGAAAGTGGCCGTAGCGGCAGTACTGCTGATCCGCCTCCTGACGGGTGCTGGTGATCACCAGATCCGCCTGGGCGAGAGCACGCTCTTCGGCGTCAATGCGCCGGCTGATGGCATAGGTCTGCTCAAGTTGAGAGCGATCCAAGCCACCAGCCAGGAGACGACGCTGTTTCTCCCGGCCGAGGGAATGACCCGTAAAAACAAGCGGAATGCCCAACCGCTGACTGACGAGAGCACCCACCAGACCGGCATCGGCGTAATGAGCATGAATCCAATCGACCCTCTGGCCGGGCTGGCTCAGATGTTCCACCAGCTGATCAGCCAGCTCCTCGAGATGGGGCCAAAGCAACTCCTTGCGCAGATACCGCTTGGGACCAAAAGGAAAGCGCAGGATGCGGGCCCCTGGAGCAATGGCTTCGACCCGTTGGCTGTAATCGAGATCGACCCGACGGTCCTGAATCAGGCGGGTGACCACATCAACCTGCTCAACCTCCGCCCGCTGCGCCAGGCTGCGCACGAGCTCCAGCACATACAGGGTCTGACCACCGGTATCAGCATCCCGCCCCAGTTCGAGCTCATGGGAACGAAACAGACCGTGAAGGTGCAGATGCAACAACCGGATCCCCATTCGCTCCACTCACAAACAACAACGGGACGCAGATTCGGTGCCGTTGTTTTTTCTTTAGAGGCGGAAGAAGGGATAAAAAATGAAAAAAACCTTAGAAGAGCTGCAAATCAAACCGAGCAAGAAAGCTGAGTTGTGTTGTCGTGCAATGGATCTGAGCTGTATGGACAACAGTTAAAGGCTCAGCCTGTTGTAACAAGCCAGCAACGTCAGAGGCGGTCGCTGACGTCGACAAGGCTGCCCCGCTCGTCACCCCAACCACCCCCAGAGAAGCTGACGGCGCCATCCACCTCGAGCTGCTCGTTGATCCAGCCAAGGATGACCGGCCCAACCTGTGCCGGGGACGGCTCACCGCGAAAACTGCGAAGGCTGAAGTGGTCTGCACCCTGCACCAACACCAGGCGGTGACCCAAGCGCGCGGCCTTGCTCTCACGCATCGGAGCGATCGCTTCCGGACCCGAAGGCACCACCCAATCGCGGGTACCGCTGATCAACAACAACTTGGCTGGAAGCCTCTCCAAGCGACTGCCGTCGAACAACAGACGCAAGGGCGGGCTGACGGCCACAACAGCCTTGACCCTTGGATCAGCAACAGCGGCTTGATTCACCCCCGAGAGCCAACTGCATTGGAGCACCCAGCTGATGTTGCGCTCCGGATCCTTGAGGTCACTGCAACGGGATTTGAGTTGTCGATCAGTTGGAATACCACCGGCCAGTTGAAGCGTGGTGGTGGCTCCCCAGGAGTGACCCACCACCGCAACGGCATCGGTGTTCAACCTGGCCCCAGGCAGAAGACGGCCTGAACTGATGGCATCCAACAAAGCGGAAACATCCAGGGGCCGAAGCCGCAACTCTTCAGGCCCAGGCGGCGGCGCATCACCAGCAAGCATCGCCTTCTGCTGATTGAAATCACTGCCGAGGTGGTCTGGCAGCAGCACGGTGTAGCCATGGGCGGCTAGCACCTCAGCCCAACCTTCAAAGGATTCCGGATCGTCCCAGAGCCCGTGGGAAATCACGACCAAACGTCCGTTAGCTGGCGCTGCAGGCTGAAGCGTCAGAACCCGCAAGGGTTTGGGCCGATGGGGAACGGACACCTGAACAACCTCACGGGACCAACCGGAGCGCAGTGGCTCCCGCAGATCAGCCGTCACAGATGCAGCCTCAAGGGAACGGGCCAAGGCAACCCCCTCCTCAAGATTGGTTTTAAGCCGGTTGGCCACCTCAGCGAGGCGGGATAAATCGATCGATGCCTGCTCTCCAGGCAACTCCCTCAAAAAGCCAAGAATGTTGGGTTGCCCCCGGCGTTCAGCACGAATCAAGGCTTCGGTCAGCATCCGCCCGCTGTCGTCCAGCTCAACCCCCTCGAGAGACACAACCTGCGTCGCCGCATGGAGGGCCTGCTCCAGCAGCGGTTGACCGGTCGATCCCGCCAGCAATGCCTTGGTCTCCAGGGGCAGCGGCATAAGGAACACCTGGCGCAGCAGCGGCAACAACTTGCCTCCACTGGCCAATTCCAGATCCTGCAGATCCGGACTGGCCTGAATCAGTTGTTCAGCCGACTCACCGTCAGCGAAGTTGATCGTGATCTGCGTCTCCAGAAACGGCAGACGCAACACGAACCGCTCCAAAGCTGAAGCGGGGCCCCCACCAAGCGCCAGTGACATGCCAAACGCCAGAGCCGCCAGGTGGGTGCGAAGTCGGGCCATCAAGCCGCCAGGGAAACGGGGAGTTCTGGTGGATGCTGCTCCAAAACTCGAGCCAGGTAGCGGCCGGTATGACTGGTGGGGTGCTGGGCGACCTCTTCTGGAGTGCCGGTAACCAGGATCTCGCCACCTTTGTCACCACCCTCAGGGCCGAGATCAATAATCCAGTCGCTGCAACGGATCACGTCAAGATTGTGCTCGATGCAGATAATCGAGTTGCCCTTGTCCACCAACCGCTGCATCACATCCATCAGCTTGTGCACGTCATAGAAGCTGAGGCCGGTCGTGGGCTCATCAATTAGATAAAGGGTCTTTCCAGTGGCCCGCCGTGACAGCTCCGTCGCCAGCTTCACCCGCTGGGCCTCACCCCCCGAAAGGGTTGGCGCCGGCTGGCCGAGCTTCACGTAGCCCAGGCCCACATCCACCAAAGTGCGCAAGCGATCAGCCGCCTGAGGGATGGCATCAAACACCTCAGCGGCCTGCTCCACCGTCATCTGCAGCACATCCGCGATGGTGTAGCCCTTGTATTTCACCTGCAGGGTTTCGCGGTTGAACCGGGCGCCCTTGCAGACGTCGCACTGGACGTACACATCCGGCAGGAAGTTCATCTCAATCACGTTCACGCCCTGGCCACGGCAAGCCTCACAGCGGCCACCCTTCACGTTGAAGCTGAACTGACCCACCTGGTAACCGCGGGCCTTGGCCTCCACCGTGGCGGCAAACACCTGACGGATCGGATCAAAGGCACCGGTGTAGGTGGCTGGATTGGAGCGGGGCGTGCGTCCAATCGGGCTCTGATCGATGACGATCACCTTGTCGATCGACTTCAACCCCCGCAACTCCCCCAGACCCTGCGGAAAGGGCACCTTCAGACCCAAGCCGTTCTCCAGGGCGGGATGCAGAAGCTCATTCACCAGGGTGCTCTTGCCGCTGCCACTCACCCCGGTGACGGACACCAACCGGCCCAAGGGAAACTCAACCGAAACGTTCTTGAGGTTGTTGCGGTTGCAATCGATCAACTTGAGTGAGCGCGAACCGCTCTCGCGGCGTTCGGCCGGCGTTGGAATCGAGCGACGGCCACTCAGGTAAGCGCCGGTAAGGGATTCGCTGCTGGCCACCAGGTCATCGAAACTTCCCTCCGCAACGATGTGGCCCCCATGGACGCCAGCACCAGGGCCGATGTCCACCACGTGATCGGCAGCACGGATGGTGTCTTCATCGTGTTCCACCACCACCAGAGTGTTTCCGAGATCCCGAAGCCGCACCAAGGTGTTCAGGAGACGGTCGTTGTCCCGCTGATGCAAACCAATGCTCGGCTCATCCAGCACGTACAGCACCCCGGTGAGACCAGCACCGATCTGAGTCGCCAGGCGGATGCGCTGAGCTTCACCACCGGAGAGCGTCATCGCCGGTCGGTCCAGGCTCAGATAGTCGAGACCAACATCAAGCAGGAATTTCAAACGAAGGCGGATTTCCCTGAGCACCAGATCACCGATCTGGATCTGACGGGGATTCAGCAAAGGCTCTGAACCCTCATGAGCCCCCACACCCATCAGTTTTTCGATCCGTTCCAGGGTCTGACCGACGCTGACGGCCGTGAGTTCTGGAATCCGATACGGCCCCACCTTCACCGCCAGGGCCTCGGGACGAAGCCGCTGACCAGCACAGCTGGCACAGGGCACCAACTCCAGATATTTCTCCAGCTTCTGGCGCTGCGACTCGCCACTGGCATCACGGAGCTGCCGCTCGAGGATCGGGAGGATGCCTTCGAAGGGTCGGGTGTATCCGCCTTTGCCTTTGCGGTAACGGCTGTCGGCCTGGATCAGAATCGGTTCGCGGCTCCCATTAAGCAGCACATCCCGCTGCTCATCCGTGAGCTCATTCCATGGGGTCTTGATCTCGAAGCCGAAGGCCTCACCCACCGAATAAAGCAACGAGAAGTAGTAGCTGTTGTCCTTCTCGGCCCAGGGAGCGACTGCGGAATACACCGGCTGAGTTGGATCCGGAATCACCCGGTCCACGGTGAATTTGCGCAGATGGCCGATGCCATGGCAGGCCTCACAGGCGCCGTAAGGGCTGTTGAACGAAAACAGCCGCGGAGACAGCTCCTCCATCACAGCGCCATGAACAGGGCAGGCGAAGTTTTCGGAGTAGAGACGCTCCCGTTCAACGCCGTCGGGAAGCTCCTCCCCTTTCTTGGGAACCACCTCCACCAACGCCAGACCATCGCCGCGTTTGAGGGCCGTACGCAATGAATCGGTCAGCCGTTCCTGGATCCCCTCACGGGCCACAAGACGATCGACCACCACCTCAATGTTGTGGGTGTGGTTCTTGTCGAGCTCGATGTTGTCGGCCAGCTCGCGCACCTCACCGTTGATGCGCACCCGGGCGAAACCTTCGGCCGCCAAACCACTGATCAACTTGGTGTGGGTGCCCTTCTTGCCGCGCACCACCGGCGCCAACAGCTGATAGCGGGTTCCCTCCGGCAGCAGAAGGATCTGATCGACCATTTCGTCGATGCTCTGCGGCTTGATCGAACGGCCACACTTGGGGCAGTGGGGCTCTCCGGCGCGGCCGAACAGCAGACGGAGATAGTCCTGAATCTCCGTGACCGTGCCCACCGTGGAGCGCGGGTTGTGACTGGTGGATTTCTGATCAATCGAAATCGCCGGAGACAGGCCCTCGATGGCATCGACATCGGGCTTGTCCACCTGCCCCAGAAACTGGCGGGCATAGGCCGAAAGACTTTCGACGTAGCGGCGCTGTCCCTCGGCAAAGATCGTGTCGAAGGCAAGTGAACTCTTGCCGCTGCCACTCACCCCGGTGAACACCACCAGCTTGTTGCGCGGGATGGTTACGTCGACGTTCTTGAGGTTGTGCTGCCGCGCACCCCTCACTCGAATCACATCGTCCTGAGTCGCCAGCGGGCCAGCTGAGTTAGCGATCTTGGCAGCAGCTCGCGCCATCAGGACCCGTTGGAAAGCTCAAGAGCTTAGGAAGAACTCAAACCTTCAAGCTGTTCGCTGGTCCAGCAGGCTCGCTGCATAGGCATCAGCCTGATCGCCACCAGCGAGATCTGCGAGCTCCTGGCGGCGTTCCTGAGTGTCCCGCAGTCGGGACACTCGCGAATGGGTGATGCCATCTTCCACATGCTTGCTCACCCGGAAATGGTGGTCAGCAACGGCTGCCACAAGCGGTTGGTGGGTGACGCAGAACACCTGTCGCTGACGGGCCAGGGTCTGAAGCAAATCGGCCATGGCTCCACTGACGCGTCCACTGACGCCAGCATCGATTTCATCGAACAACAGCGTGCTGGACCCATCCACCGCGGCAAGGGTGGTCTTGAGCGCAAGCAGAAAACGGGACATCTCACCGCCAGAGGCCACCTCCGTTAGCGGTGCCATCGGTTGGCCGGGATTGGCGGAGAACAGGAATTGAACAGCGTCCGCCCCATGCTCAGCCGGATCACAGGGGGTGAGATCCACCTTGAAACGCACGTTGGCCAGGCGCATGGGTGGCAACAGCTTCAGCAACGAGGCCTCTAAGGCCTCCGCCGCCTTAAACCGCTCGCGACGCAGGGCCGCATTGGCCTGATCACGCGTCTGGCGACGGACGGTTTCGGCCTGTTGCAGGCGGGCGAGATCCGCCGCGAAGCCTTCCGATCCCAAACGATGAAGCAGCTCATCGCGCCGCTGAATCAAACCGGCCAGATCAAGGCCGTAACGGCGCTGCAGCCGTTTTAAGACCGACAGACGGTCCTGAATCCGCTCCAGCTGGTCTGGATCGCTCTCCAGCGCCAGACCGTATTGATCGAGGGAGCGCAACAAACCGTCCACACCTGCTTCGAGATCCAGCGCCTGATCACGCAGGGGCTCAAGCGAACCATCCAGCTGCGCCATGGCCTGCAGCTCCTGGATGCACGCCGCAAAATGATCCTGCAGGGAAGGCGCCTGATCCACACCGTCGCGGAGACGCCCAAACAGCAAGGCCAAACCCTCCAGCAGCCTCACGCCATGGACGAGGCGGTCTTGATCCTGTTCCAGCCTCTGCTGCTCGTCCGGGTCGTCGAGATCGGCAGCTTGCAGCTGCTCCAACTGCTCTTCCTGTTCAGCCTGCTCCTGTTCGGAGCGCTGCTGCTCCTGCTCAAGTGCTGTCAGGGCATCTGCAGCCTGGCGCCATTCGGTCCAGGCATCAGCCACCTGAACTTTGAGCTCAGCCAATGCAGATCCACCGAGACGATCAAGCCAGAGCCGTTGCTGCCCCGCCCGCGACAACAGCTGGGTCTGTCCCTGAACCGTGAGATCAATCAACAACGGCCTGAGCTCAAGCAACTGCTGACGGTTCACCGTGCTGCCATTCAGCCGACAGCGACTGGAGTAACGATCACCCTCCTGCCGTTTCCATTCGCGGCTGATCAGAAGCTCCTCTTCGGGATCAAACTCCGCCGCAATCAACCACTGCTCCAGGGCTGGGTTGAGTTGAAATGCAGCCTCGATCCTGGAGCGATCCGAACCCGTCCGCAGCAAACGAACGCCGCTGGAACCCTGCGCTCCACCCAGCACCGCATCGAGGGCATCAAGAAGAATCGATTTACCGGCGCCGGTCTCACCGGTGAGCACCGTGAAACCCGAGCTGAACTCCAGTTCAAGACTCTCAATCAGAGCGATGTTCTGCAGCAGCAGACCGGTGAGCACGTCCAGCCCTGTGATGATGCCGACCGTAGCGGCAGCTTGGTTCGTTTAGAAGGGGTGTCGGACATCCCGATGAATTGATGGCGCAGGAGCTCGGGGATTTCATCGAAGCCGCGGGGTTGCTCGAGTACGACCCCGCCGCCATCACACGTATCTATGCCGGCCATCCCCAACGGCTGATCCGCCGGCTCTGGCAAACCCTCGTACCCATCGGCCTATTGCTGCTGGGCGTCGCCTTCGACTGGATCTTCCAGTTGCTGAAGGATGAGGAACGGGCCCGGGCTCGAGCTCGCGAATGCGCTGAGCTTCTCGTGGATCTTGGTCCCGCCTTCATCAAGGCCGGCCAGGCCCTCTCCACCCGACCGGACATCGTCCCCCCGCTGCTGCTGGAGGAACTGGCCCAGCTCCAGGACCAACTGCCCGGCTTCGACAGCGGCCTCGCCATGGCCTGCATCGAGGAAGACCTGGGCGCAGCGGTCGATGACATCTTCGAGCAGCTGGACCGGAAACCGATCTCAGCCGCCTCCTTGGGTCAGGTGCACAAGGGAACCCTTAAGGGTGGCGCTCGGGTGGCGGTGAAGGTGCAGCGCCCGGGGCTGCGCGAACAGATCACCCTGGATCTGTACATCGTGCGCAACATCGCCGCCTGGTTGAACAGCAACATCGGATTGATCCGCAGCGACCTCGTCGCCTTGATCGACGAACTGGGGCGACGGGTGTTCGAAGAGATGGACTACCTCAACGAGGCCTCGAACGCCGAGACCTTCGCTGAGCTGCACCAACACAACCCTCGCATCGCTGTTCCGACGATCTATCGCAACGCCACCAGCCGCCGGGTGCTGACGATGGAGTGGATCGATGGCGTCAAGCTCACCAACCTCGATGCGGTTCGCGAGCTCGGTGTGGACCCGGACGACATGGTGGAAGTGGGTGTGAACTGCAGCCTTCAACAGTTGCTGGAGCATGGCTTCTTCCATGCGGATCCCCACCCCGGCAATCTCCTGGCTTTGGAGGACGGTCGCCTCTGTTATCTCGACTTCGGGATGATGAGCGAAGTCAGCCGCGAGTCACGAACCGGCTTGATTCAGGCGGTGGTTCATCTGGTGAACCGAAACTTCGGGAAGCTCTCCAAAGATTTCGTCACCCTGGGATTCCTAGCGGAAGACGTGAACCTGGAACCAATTGTTCCCGCCTTTGAGAAGGTGTTCAGCCAGGCCCTGGAGGCCGGCGTCAACCGCATGGATTTCAAAGCGGTCACCGACGACATGTCAGGTGTGATGTACAAATTCCCCTTTCGGGTGCCGCCTTACTACGCCCTGATCATTCGGTCGCTGGTCACCCTGGAGGGCATCGCCCTGAGTGTGGATCCGAACTTCAAGATCCTCGGTGCTGCCTACCCATACTTCGCCAGGCGACTGATGGAGGATCCCGATCCCCAGCTGCGTCAAAGCCTCAAGGAGATGCTGTTCGACGGAGACGCCTTCCGTTGGACCCGTCTGGAAAATCTGGTCTCCAGCGCTGCAAGCCAGGCCCAGCTGGATCTGGAGGCCTTGCTCGATCAACTGCTCGACTTCCTGTTCTCACCCAAGGCAGGATTGCTTCGGGATCAACTGGTGACCGCCACAGTTGATCGGCTGGATGCTCTGGGTTGGTCAACGATGCAACGCCTGGGTCGACGCCTCCCCAAACGACTGCAACCATCCGCCATTGGCCAGACACCTCCCGGGCTCTCCGATCCACTGATGCAACTGGAGCCGGTGCGGGAGTTGATCCAGGTGTTGCAATCGTTGCCGGGATTCACACCTGAGCTTCTGCTGCGTCGAATGCCAAGGGTGCTCAATGAACCAGACACCCGGCGCATGGGCTTCAAGGTGGCTCAGGGGCTGGCCGAACGGGGAGTTGTCCGCTTGGTGCGGGTCGCTGCTGGAGTTCCGGCCTAACTTCCGGCCAACACCTTCAGCGTGATGCTCCCCAAGCCCTTCGCTCGATCCTCTTTGCTGGCCATGGCGGCAGGGCTTGGGCTGAGTTTGAGCTGCGTCATGCAACCTCTACATGCCGCTACGGAGGTCGCCCTGGTGAGTGGTGCCTTCCGCCGCTCCATTCCAGTAAAAGAAATCGAACACCTGGCCGAAACCGGTAATGCCACCGGTCTGCTGGAGGATCTGCTGGAGCTCTCCGGGCAGGACCCCACCGAGGTGGCGCAGATGCTCAACCAGAGCCTCGATCTTCCCTTGGTGCTCACAAGCCGTCTGATCAACACACGGATCGGTGAGGCCATCCTGCGTCGTGTTGCACGCATCATTCATCCGATCTACACACCGGAACCTGAGGTGAGTGTTCCGGCGATCCGCGCCGGAGTGATCAGTGGATTGCAGAGCGAAGATGGCCTCACGGCAGTGAGCTTTTTGAGGGGCTACCCCAATGCCGTCATGGCCGTGAATCTTCCGGCTCTGTTTGGAGTAATCGAAAAAGCGGAATCCATCGCCGGTCTGGTGCAGTTTTTCTCCGACTCCCCCTTGGACGGATTGAAGGAAGCGCAACCCTGACCAAGCCCTGAACGGACGCCGCCTAGATTCCGGCAATCCCCCCATCCCAGCCGGTGTCCCTGTTTCAGAACCTCCGTCGGCGTTTCACTGCCACCCCTGTGATGCAGGACTGGCCTGGACTGATTGAGGCTTATCGCAACTGGCTGCCCGTCAGCGATGCGACGCCCGTGATCAGCCTGCGTGAAGGCGCCACCCCTCTGATCCCCGTGCCATCGGTTGCGGAACAGATCGGCAAGGGCGTGAAGGTGTTCGTGAAATACGACGGCCTGAACCCCACAGGGTCCTTCAAGGACCGGGGAATGACCATGGCCATCAGCAAAGCCAAGGAAGCCGGTTGTGAAGCGGTGATTTGTGCCAGCACGGGCAACACCAGTGCTGCGGCTGCGGCCTATGCCAGGCGGGGTGGGATGCGTGCCTTCGTCTTGATCCCGGATGGCTATGTCGCCCAGGGAAAACTGGCTCAGGCGCTGGTGTACGGCGCTGAGGTGTTGGCGATCCGCGGCAACTTCGACCGCGCCCTCGACATCGTTCGCGAAGCGGCAGAGAGGTATCCCGTCACCCTCGTGAACTCGGTGAATCCCTACCGGCTGCAGGGCCAGAAAACGGCGGCCTTCGAAATCGTGGATGCCCTCGGTGATGCACCCGACTGGCTGTGCATTCCCATGGGCAACGCCGGAAACATCACCGCCTATTGGATGGGTTTCCAGGAATATCAACAGGCCGGCCGGAGCCGCAGCCTGCCCCGAATGATGGGATTCCAGGCCAGCGGATCCGCCCCACTGGTGAACAACACCACGGTGACGGACCCCGAAACCATCGCCACCGCCATTCGCATTGGCAACCCGGTCAACCGAGCCAAAGCCCTGGCAGCTCGCGAAGCCAGCAATGGCGCGTTCCTGGATGTGACCGACGCGGAAATCATCTCGGCCTACAAGCTTCTAGGCGGCCAGGAGGGAATCTTCTGTGAACCCGCCAGCGCTGCCTCTGTGGCAGGACTGCTCAAGCGCAAAGATGAAGTGCCAGCCGGCGCCACGGTGGTCTGCGTTCTGACCGGCAACGGCCTCAAGGATCCCGACTGCGCCATCAGCAACAACGACGCCGCCTTCCACACCGACCTCAATCCTGATCTGGGCACCGTCGCCAGTGTGATGGGCTTCTGACAAACTGCCTTGCATCAACGCACTTCTGCCCCCGTCAGGGGGCTTTTTTGTGGCCGTAAGACAAAACCAACCGACAAAGCGGCTGCGGAAGACGCCCGAAAACCATCCCAACACGTTGTGGAAAACAACCGAGAACTGTCCACCCGTTTGTCGCGCGAGTTTTCCACCCGCTGTGAAGAGGTGGAAAACGAAGCCTCACTCCCCATCCTGTGAAAAATTCTCCTCAGCCCTGGCTCATCGAGAACTGTGATGAGTGCTGGGTT containing:
- the recN gene encoding DNA repair protein RecN → MLTGLLLQNIALIESLELEFSSGFTVLTGETGAGKSILLDALDAVLGGAQGSSGVRLLRTGSDRSRIEAAFQLNPALEQWLIAAEFDPEEELLISREWKRQEGDRYSSRCRLNGSTVNRQQLLELRPLLIDLTVQGQTQLLSRAGQQRLWLDRLGGSALAELKVQVADAWTEWRQAADALTALEQEQQRSEQEQAEQEEQLEQLQAADLDDPDEQQRLEQDQDRLVHGVRLLEGLALLFGRLRDGVDQAPSLQDHFAACIQELQAMAQLDGSLEPLRDQALDLEAGVDGLLRSLDQYGLALESDPDQLERIQDRLSVLKRLQRRYGLDLAGLIQRRDELLHRLGSEGFAADLARLQQAETVRRQTRDQANAALRRERFKAAEALEASLLKLLPPMRLANVRFKVDLTPCDPAEHGADAVQFLFSANPGQPMAPLTEVASGGEMSRFLLALKTTLAAVDGSSTLLFDEIDAGVSGRVSGAMADLLQTLARQRQVFCVTHQPLVAAVADHHFRVSKHVEDGITHSRVSRLRDTQERRQELADLAGGDQADAYAASLLDQRTA
- a CDS encoding alpha/beta fold hydrolase gives rise to the protein MARLRTHLAALAFGMSLALGGGPASALERFVLRLPFLETQITINFADGESAEQLIQASPDLQDLELASGGKLLPLLRQVFLMPLPLETKALLAGSTGQPLLEQALHAATQVVSLEGVELDDSGRMLTEALIRAERRGQPNILGFLRELPGEQASIDLSRLAEVANRLKTNLEEGVALARSLEAASVTADLREPLRSGWSREVVQVSVPHRPKPLRVLTLQPAAPANGRLVVISHGLWDDPESFEGWAEVLAAHGYTVLLPDHLGSDFNQQKAMLAGDAPPPGPEELRLRPLDVSALLDAISSGRLLPGARLNTDAVAVVGHSWGATTTLQLAGGIPTDRQLKSRCSDLKDPERNISWVLQCSWLSGVNQAAVADPRVKAVVAVSPPLRLLFDGSRLERLPAKLLLISGTRDWVVPSGPEAIAPMRESKAARLGHRLVLVQGADHFSLRSFRGEPSPAQVGPVILGWINEQLEVDGAVSFSGGGWGDERGSLVDVSDRL
- the thrC gene encoding threonine synthase, which gives rise to MQDWPGLIEAYRNWLPVSDATPVISLREGATPLIPVPSVAEQIGKGVKVFVKYDGLNPTGSFKDRGMTMAISKAKEAGCEAVICASTGNTSAAAAAYARRGGMRAFVLIPDGYVAQGKLAQALVYGAEVLAIRGNFDRALDIVREAAERYPVTLVNSVNPYRLQGQKTAAFEIVDALGDAPDWLCIPMGNAGNITAYWMGFQEYQQAGRSRSLPRMMGFQASGSAPLVNNTTVTDPETIATAIRIGNPVNRAKALAAREASNGAFLDVTDAEIISAYKLLGGQEGIFCEPASAASVAGLLKRKDEVPAGATVVCVLTGNGLKDPDCAISNNDAAFHTDLNPDLGTVASVMGF
- a CDS encoding HAD family hydrolase — protein: MGIRLLHLHLHGLFRSHELELGRDADTGGQTLYVLELVRSLAQRAEVEQVDVVTRLIQDRRVDLDYSQRVEAIAPGARILRFPFGPKRYLRKELLWPHLEELADQLVEHLSQPGQRVDWIHAHYADAGLVGALVSQRLGIPLVFTGHSLGREKQRRLLAGGLDRSQLEQTYAISRRIDAEERALAQADLVITSTRQEADQQYCRYGHFQTDQAAVVPPGVDASRFHPHGSSQECSALQSLLQPFLREPDRPPLLAISRAVRRKNIPALVEAFGQSPVLRQRHNLVLVLGCRDDPRELEKQQRDVLQQVFDLVDRFDLYGQVAYPKQHSRAQIPALYRWAARRGGLFVNPALTEPFGLTLLEAAACGLPMVATDDGGPRDIQHRCDNGLLADVTDPGALQEALELAGSDRSRWRRWSDNGVEAISRHFSWDAHVCQYLALMQQKVRVSPVRGMSVVRRPSPVSRLLALDLDSCLELPEERSLAHLRDRLQAEPFAASTGLVILTGRSLDQARQRYQELHLPEPKAWICRAGTEIHHSSDRVEDPVWAKRISQAWDREAVLAAMGQLEEHLQLQDPDHQSPFKVSYLLRASNRSLIGLARQCLRRHGLQAEPQLRCHWFLDVLPQRASRSEAIRFLAQSWQLPLQQVLVVASQQGDGELLDGLPATVVPADHDPCLLGQRTQQRVYVSKRPSVGAVLDGLTHYRFSGSR
- a CDS encoding AarF/ABC1/UbiB kinase family protein, whose translation is MAQELGDFIEAAGLLEYDPAAITRIYAGHPQRLIRRLWQTLVPIGLLLLGVAFDWIFQLLKDEERARARARECAELLVDLGPAFIKAGQALSTRPDIVPPLLLEELAQLQDQLPGFDSGLAMACIEEDLGAAVDDIFEQLDRKPISAASLGQVHKGTLKGGARVAVKVQRPGLREQITLDLYIVRNIAAWLNSNIGLIRSDLVALIDELGRRVFEEMDYLNEASNAETFAELHQHNPRIAVPTIYRNATSRRVLTMEWIDGVKLTNLDAVRELGVDPDDMVEVGVNCSLQQLLEHGFFHADPHPGNLLALEDGRLCYLDFGMMSEVSRESRTGLIQAVVHLVNRNFGKLSKDFVTLGFLAEDVNLEPIVPAFEKVFSQALEAGVNRMDFKAVTDDMSGVMYKFPFRVPPYYALIIRSLVTLEGIALSVDPNFKILGAAYPYFARRLMEDPDPQLRQSLKEMLFDGDAFRWTRLENLVSSAASQAQLDLEALLDQLLDFLFSPKAGLLRDQLVTATVDRLDALGWSTMQRLGRRLPKRLQPSAIGQTPPGLSDPLMQLEPVRELIQVLQSLPGFTPELLLRRMPRVLNEPDTRRMGFKVAQGLAERGVVRLVRVAAGVPA
- a CDS encoding alpha/beta hydrolase, with the protein product MLPKPFARSSLLAMAAGLGLSLSCVMQPLHAATEVALVSGAFRRSIPVKEIEHLAETGNATGLLEDLLELSGQDPTEVAQMLNQSLDLPLVLTSRLINTRIGEAILRRVARIIHPIYTPEPEVSVPAIRAGVISGLQSEDGLTAVSFLRGYPNAVMAVNLPALFGVIEKAESIAGLVQFFSDSPLDGLKEAQP
- the uvrA gene encoding excinuclease ABC subunit UvrA, coding for MARAAAKIANSAGPLATQDDVIRVRGARQHNLKNVDVTIPRNKLVVFTGVSGSGKSSLAFDTIFAEGQRRYVESLSAYARQFLGQVDKPDVDAIEGLSPAISIDQKSTSHNPRSTVGTVTEIQDYLRLLFGRAGEPHCPKCGRSIKPQSIDEMVDQILLLPEGTRYQLLAPVVRGKKGTHTKLISGLAAEGFARVRINGEVRELADNIELDKNHTHNIEVVVDRLVAREGIQERLTDSLRTALKRGDGLALVEVVPKKGEELPDGVERERLYSENFACPVHGAVMEELSPRLFSFNSPYGACEACHGIGHLRKFTVDRVIPDPTQPVYSAVAPWAEKDNSYYFSLLYSVGEAFGFEIKTPWNELTDEQRDVLLNGSREPILIQADSRYRKGKGGYTRPFEGILPILERQLRDASGESQRQKLEKYLELVPCASCAGQRLRPEALAVKVGPYRIPELTAVSVGQTLERIEKLMGVGAHEGSEPLLNPRQIQIGDLVLREIRLRLKFLLDVGLDYLSLDRPAMTLSGGEAQRIRLATQIGAGLTGVLYVLDEPSIGLHQRDNDRLLNTLVRLRDLGNTLVVVEHDEDTIRAADHVVDIGPGAGVHGGHIVAEGSFDDLVASSESLTGAYLSGRRSIPTPAERRESGSRSLKLIDCNRNNLKNVSVEFPLGRLVSVTGVSGSGKSTLVNELLHPALENGLGLKVPFPQGLGELRGLKSIDKVIVIDQSPIGRTPRSNPATYTGAFDPIRQVFAATVEAKARGYQVGQFSFNVKGGRCEACRGQGVNVIEMNFLPDVYVQCDVCKGARFNRETLQVKYKGYTIADVLQMTVEQAAEVFDAIPQAADRLRTLVDVGLGYVKLGQPAPTLSGGEAQRVKLATELSRRATGKTLYLIDEPTTGLSFYDVHKLMDVMQRLVDKGNSIICIEHNLDVIRCSDWIIDLGPEGGDKGGEILVTGTPEEVAQHPTSHTGRYLARVLEQHPPELPVSLAA